A stretch of Desulfotignum phosphitoxidans DSM 13687 DNA encodes these proteins:
- a CDS encoding Crp/Fnr family transcriptional regulator, with the protein MISIDQLKKIQFLQDLPDDILEKISPHARQAVFEPDTILVRQNETQHLVHMLVSGKICLNARSDTGRVLTLDEIEPGQSFGFSALFGKFPATFSAICTEPCDIIVLSGDLMAKLFETDHRIGYAVMRRVAQLFKDRMNKHTGQFIHSLSIHPAIHPV; encoded by the coding sequence ATGATATCGATCGATCAATTAAAAAAAATACAGTTTCTTCAGGACCTGCCGGACGATATTCTGGAAAAAATCAGTCCCCATGCCCGGCAGGCGGTTTTTGAACCGGACACGATACTGGTTCGGCAAAATGAGACCCAGCATCTGGTGCACATGCTGGTGTCCGGAAAAATCTGCCTGAACGCCCGGTCCGACACCGGCCGGGTTTTGACCCTGGATGAGATCGAACCCGGCCAGAGTTTCGGTTTCTCCGCATTGTTCGGTAAGTTTCCAGCGACCTTTAGCGCGATCTGCACCGAACCCTGTGACATCATTGTCCTGTCCGGGGACCTGATGGCAAAACTGTTTGAAACGGATCACCGGATCGGATATGCCGTGATGCGCCGGGTGGCCCAATTGTTCAAAGACCGCATGAACAAACACACCGGGCAGTTTATCCATTCATTGTCCATCCATCCGGCCATCCACCCGGTGTGA